One genomic segment of Candidatus Poribacteria bacterium includes these proteins:
- a CDS encoding cysteine--tRNA ligase, producing MKIYNSLSRQLEDFVPLNPEQVSIYSCGPTVYDYIHMGNARTALVTDIVRRYLVYRGYKVKLVQNLTDIDDKIINRAAELGVSAKHLAHQNGEAFFEDSQRLGIHCADVHPKATEHIPEMISLIQTLIDKGAAYVIDGSVYYRVNQFAEYGKLSGRKPEDLLAGARVEVDERKEDPRDFDMWKAAKPGEPAWESPWGKGRPGWHIECSAMAMKHLGETIDIHAGGEDLLFPHHENEIAQSELATGRTFARYWMHIAFLKIDGRRMGKSEHNFILLRDALDHYPTEVIRHFLLSAHYRHPLDYNPESLAKSEGALRRLNNCLDTLKKYEGSKDEVPSSNLDRETLPLQEAVQTMKSRFVEAMDTDFNTAQALGAIFTLVGEVNRSLATSDGAAAPVFAQAYQALTEICGVLGIYDMDAEDDNNVEQRDELIALLLDVRQEARSRKDWDTSDKIRDRLKELNIEIQDTREGATWKIVS from the coding sequence ATGAAGATCTATAACTCACTGAGTCGACAATTGGAGGATTTTGTCCCGCTAAATCCTGAACAGGTATCTATCTACAGTTGTGGTCCAACTGTTTACGATTACATTCACATGGGCAACGCACGCACTGCTTTAGTAACAGATATTGTTCGGCGTTATTTGGTGTATAGAGGGTACAAAGTTAAACTGGTTCAAAATTTGACGGATATTGATGATAAGATTATCAATCGTGCGGCGGAATTGGGTGTGTCTGCAAAGCATCTCGCGCATCAGAACGGGGAAGCCTTCTTTGAGGATTCCCAACGCCTCGGTATCCATTGTGCGGATGTCCACCCGAAAGCAACCGAACACATCCCGGAAATGATAAGTTTAATTCAGACCCTGATTGATAAAGGGGCGGCTTATGTTATTGATGGGAGTGTTTATTACCGCGTGAATCAATTTGCTGAATATGGGAAACTTTCTGGTCGAAAGCCAGAGGATCTCCTCGCTGGTGCGCGGGTTGAAGTTGATGAACGGAAGGAGGACCCGCGGGATTTTGATATGTGGAAAGCCGCGAAACCGGGTGAACCTGCTTGGGAGAGCCCGTGGGGTAAAGGCAGACCGGGATGGCATATAGAATGTTCTGCCATGGCGATGAAACATCTCGGTGAGACAATTGATATTCACGCAGGGGGCGAAGATTTACTGTTTCCACACCACGAAAATGAGATAGCACAGAGCGAATTGGCGACGGGGCGCACCTTCGCACGATACTGGATGCACATCGCTTTTTTGAAGATTGATGGCAGGCGAATGGGCAAATCGGAACACAATTTTATCCTGCTACGAGACGCTCTCGACCATTATCCCACCGAAGTGATTCGTCATTTCCTGCTTTCCGCACATTACCGGCACCCACTTGACTACAATCCGGAGAGTTTGGCGAAATCGGAAGGGGCGCTCAGGCGTTTGAACAACTGTTTGGACACGTTGAAAAAATATGAAGGGAGTAAGGACGAGGTCCCCTCTTCCAATCTGGACAGGGAAACCCTGCCCCTACAGGAGGCAGTCCAAACGATGAAATCGCGGTTTGTTGAGGCGATGGATACAGACTTCAACACCGCACAAGCACTTGGGGCTATTTTCACGCTTGTTGGCGAAGTCAACAGATCGCTTGCCACTTCTGATGGCGCAGCTGCCCCTGTTTTCGCGCAAGCCTATCAGGCGTTGACTGAAATCTGTGGGGTGCTCGGAATTTACGATATGGATGCCGAAGATGACAACAACGTGGAACAACGCGACGAACTCATTGCCCTACTATTGGACGTCCGACAGGAGGCTCGAAGCCGCAAAGATTGGGATACATCCGATAAAATTCGGGACAGGCTTAAAGAACTCAACATTGAAATCCAGGACACCCGTGAGGGGGCTACTTGGAAAATTGTATCATAA
- a CDS encoding 2-C-methyl-D-erythritol 2,4-cyclodiphosphate synthase, producing the protein MRIGIGYDVHRLVSDRKLVLGGVEISYHLGLLGHSDADVLTHAIVDAILGAAALGDIGTHFPDTDERYQGMDSLIFLAAAAAKVRQCGYQIENVDSTVIAQRPKLAPYISEMCARLAKTLDIAVAQVNVKATTAEELGVVGEGKAIVAHATACLSRI; encoded by the coding sequence ATGCGAATAGGTATTGGTTACGACGTTCATCGGTTGGTCTCTGATAGAAAATTGGTTCTTGGTGGCGTTGAGATCTCCTATCATTTGGGATTGTTAGGGCATTCGGATGCGGATGTCCTGACCCACGCAATCGTAGATGCAATTTTAGGAGCAGCGGCACTCGGTGATATTGGCACACATTTTCCCGATACGGATGAGCGTTATCAAGGGATGGACAGTCTTATTTTTCTGGCAGCGGCTGCAGCAAAGGTGAGACAATGTGGCTACCAGATTGAAAATGTGGATAGCACAGTTATCGCACAGCGTCCGAAATTGGCTCCCTACATTTCGGAGATGTGTGCAAGACTTGCCAAAACGCTTGATATTGCTGTCGCACAGGTGAACGTGAAGGCTACCACAGCGGAAGAATTGGGTGTTGTCGGCGAAGGGAAAGCGATTGTCGCACACGCTACCGCCTGTCTTTCTCGGATATAG
- the ispD gene encoding 2-C-methyl-D-erythritol 4-phosphate cytidylyltransferase, with product MNSKVCALIPAAGKGSRMAHSVKKPYLKLAQKPILAHTIQRFEQNSAVDAIFVIVDRDDFSACHAAVLHPDRFTKVQTLVEGGETRQMSVYNGIRALSADVDFVIVHDGVRPFVTDEIIFECLAAADEYGAAVAAVPVKDTIKVANAESFIVETPGRDRLWAVQTPQVFRKSLLEEAHQAAQARQLTATDDASLVEQLGFPVKLVKGSYANLKITTPIDLKVAEVLISDATLW from the coding sequence ATGAACAGCAAGGTGTGCGCTCTTATCCCCGCAGCTGGTAAGGGGAGCCGGATGGCGCATTCGGTGAAAAAACCTTACTTAAAATTGGCACAGAAGCCGATTTTGGCACATACGATTCAGCGGTTTGAGCAGAATAGTGCCGTGGATGCGATTTTCGTCATTGTTGACCGAGATGATTTTAGTGCGTGTCACGCTGCTGTGTTACATCCTGACCGATTTACAAAGGTCCAGACACTTGTTGAGGGGGGAGAAACTCGTCAGATGTCTGTCTATAACGGTATCCGTGCCTTGTCCGCAGATGTTGATTTCGTGATTGTCCATGATGGGGTGCGTCCTTTTGTGACGGATGAGATCATCTTTGAGTGCCTCGCCGCGGCAGACGAGTATGGCGCGGCTGTTGCAGCCGTGCCCGTCAAGGATACAATTAAAGTCGCCAACGCAGAAAGTTTCATTGTGGAAACACCCGGACGTGATCGGCTGTGGGCGGTGCAAACCCCACAGGTCTTTCGGAAATCTCTTTTGGAAGAGGCACATCAAGCCGCGCAAGCACGTCAACTCACAGCGACTGACGATGCCTCGCTTGTTGAACAACTCGGTTTTCCCGTTAAGCTCGTGAAAGGGAGTTACGCGAATCTAAAGATAACGACACCCATTGATTTGAAAGTCGCTGAAGTGTTGATCTCAGATGCTACCCTTTGGTAA
- a CDS encoding TRAM domain-containing protein — translation MKVWGIRLFFILASAVSCYIIYRDPITAIVGCVVALLLIGAEMCLRTPSMRSIIASLIGLAVGLLISIAILPLLSQLDGNLKIVMVLSLGYVGMMVGYHLSTTLDLSQLSRSNTPARPGESRSAQAASNFKILDTSVIIDGRILEICQTRFIEGTLVIPRFVLNELQHIADSTEPLRRNKGRRGFDILRALQNNPAIDVEISEEEVPHLPEVDAKLVHLAQKRGATIITNDLNLNKVAELQSVKVLNINELSNAVRPVVIAGEVIQVLLLKEGKEPNQGVGYLDDGTMVIVEDGKPYIGSTLNVEVTQMLRTSAGQMIFTRIKEHEMDIDEQQGVRSYPRSW, via the coding sequence ATGAAAGTTTGGGGTATCCGTCTCTTTTTTATACTTGCCAGTGCAGTCAGCTGCTATATCATTTACAGGGACCCAATTACAGCGATTGTCGGATGTGTCGTTGCCCTTCTCCTGATTGGGGCAGAAATGTGTTTGCGTACACCGAGCATGCGTAGCATCATTGCAAGTCTGATAGGGCTTGCTGTAGGTCTATTAATTTCTATCGCTATACTACCTCTGCTTTCGCAACTCGATGGTAATCTAAAGATAGTAATGGTTCTCAGTCTGGGTTACGTTGGCATGATGGTCGGTTATCATCTCTCTACGACATTGGATTTAAGTCAACTGTCGAGATCAAATACACCTGCCCGCCCTGGCGAGTCCCGTTCGGCTCAAGCTGCAAGTAATTTCAAAATTTTAGACACAAGTGTTATTATTGATGGGAGAATTCTTGAGATCTGTCAAACCAGATTTATCGAGGGAACGCTTGTCATTCCGCGGTTTGTTCTCAATGAGTTACAACATATTGCGGATTCAACCGAACCTCTCCGTAGAAATAAAGGACGCCGCGGTTTCGATATTCTCCGAGCACTTCAGAACAACCCAGCGATTGATGTTGAGATCTCAGAGGAGGAAGTCCCGCATTTGCCCGAAGTCGATGCGAAGTTAGTTCATCTCGCACAAAAGCGAGGCGCAACGATTATCACAAATGATTTAAACCTCAACAAAGTCGCTGAATTGCAGAGTGTGAAGGTCCTCAATATCAACGAATTGTCAAACGCTGTCCGTCCCGTTGTCATTGCCGGTGAGGTCATTCAAGTCCTCCTCCTTAAGGAGGGCAAGGAACCGAATCAGGGCGTTGGCTACCTTGATGATGGAACGATGGTGATTGTTGAAGATGGCAAGCCTTACATCGGAAGCACGCTTAACGTTGAAGTTACACAGATGTTACGGACGAGTGCAGGGCAGATGATTTTCACGCGAATAAAAGAACATGAAATGGACATTGATGAACAGCAAGGTGTGCGCTCTTATCCCCGCAGCTGGTAA
- the radA gene encoding DNA repair protein RadA, which yields MARERRKFVCQECGYTTPKTLGRCPSCRSWQSFAEEVETLTTLSKHRDIGQVSREPEPISQVTANEVERHLTGMLEFDRVLGGGIVPGSVVLIGGDPGIGKSTLLLQAGDALSRNYGDVLYVSGEESVSQTKLRATRLGVASDTLYVLCENNLEQIEKYIEARAPKVVIVDSIQTVYLSSIPSAPGSVTQIRECAGHLLICAKNRNIPVFLVGHVTKEGALAGPRVLEHMVDTVLYFEGEQHQIYRILRAIKNRFGSTNEIGIFEMQSAGLVDVMNPSELFLSNREAEVSGSVVVSSIEGTRPLLMEVQALVVPTHYGNPRNTAAGVDRHRIALLIAVLNKRVGINVGDSDVFVNVTGGLRIAEPGIDLGVMMAISSSHRDLPVDRKTVVIGEVGLGGEIRPVTHVERRIREAAKLGFRRVIFPEYNRKGLEIDEDIELVGVSDVYDSLGALL from the coding sequence ATGGCACGAGAGAGACGCAAATTTGTCTGTCAAGAATGTGGATATACAACCCCAAAGACGCTGGGACGGTGTCCGAGTTGTCGGAGTTGGCAGAGTTTCGCCGAGGAAGTAGAAACCCTCACCACACTCTCGAAACATCGGGATATCGGACAAGTGTCGCGGGAGCCCGAACCCATTTCGCAGGTTACAGCCAACGAAGTAGAGCGACATCTAACGGGGATGTTGGAGTTTGACAGAGTGCTGGGGGGCGGGATTGTGCCAGGCTCTGTGGTCCTTATCGGCGGCGATCCTGGGATAGGCAAATCTACGTTGTTGCTACAAGCCGGTGATGCATTGAGTCGGAACTATGGGGATGTGCTTTACGTTTCCGGTGAAGAATCTGTGAGCCAGACGAAACTCCGAGCGACTCGACTCGGCGTTGCCTCTGATACGCTTTATGTGCTGTGTGAAAACAATTTGGAGCAGATTGAAAAATATATTGAGGCGCGAGCCCCGAAGGTCGTCATTGTCGATTCTATACAGACGGTTTATTTATCGAGCATCCCATCTGCCCCTGGGAGTGTCACCCAGATTCGTGAGTGTGCAGGGCATCTCCTAATTTGTGCAAAGAATCGGAATATCCCTGTGTTTCTCGTTGGACATGTGACAAAGGAAGGGGCACTCGCAGGACCTCGCGTTTTAGAGCACATGGTCGATACTGTCCTCTATTTTGAAGGTGAACAACACCAAATTTACCGTATCCTTCGAGCAATCAAAAATCGGTTCGGTTCCACGAATGAGATCGGGATCTTTGAAATGCAAAGCGCAGGACTCGTGGATGTGATGAACCCATCAGAACTCTTTTTAAGCAACAGGGAGGCAGAAGTTTCAGGATCCGTCGTGGTTTCAAGTATAGAGGGGACCCGCCCCCTACTCATGGAGGTACAGGCACTCGTCGTGCCTACACATTACGGAAACCCACGCAATACAGCAGCTGGGGTGGACAGACATCGGATTGCTTTACTTATTGCAGTCCTAAATAAAAGGGTAGGGATTAACGTCGGGGATTCTGATGTTTTTGTTAATGTTACCGGTGGGTTGCGCATTGCTGAACCCGGGATAGACCTCGGCGTTATGATGGCAATATCCTCAAGTCATCGCGATCTCCCTGTGGATCGGAAGACTGTTGTGATCGGTGAGGTTGGGCTTGGGGGTGAAATTCGTCCCGTAACGCACGTGGAGAGACGGATCCGGGAAGCCGCGAAGTTAGGTTTTAGACGAGTGATTTTCCCTGAATATAATCGGAAAGGCTTGGAAATTGACGAAGATATTGAACTTGTAGGGGTTAGCGACGTATATGACAGTCTGGGGGCTTTGCTGTAA
- a CDS encoding MCE family protein translates to MNFWTASVKVGVMVLLAIVLLTILLTNAENWPWATAGDELTFHFRSVNGLYVGAGVYLYGVPIGKVTAIELRPDTDNVHIKAKVKNAFEWLREDCSARISMNGFVGEIYIALDNGPVGNPALKPASLPIVGKDPVNALELLEQTSAGMTQAIELTTAANEVLQANQEAIQLAIKEIREVVALTGKTIEKLSLDSEETVKTLTQLALENDRRFQDTLVKVNNLVTQLEGDSVMVSSQISDITRELLRLLNQNSPKLNTIFTDIRATTSEFRQITQDFRSDFEALATQVSDLVSQSSRAIETGEVNIAPILENLKATTASVAMLEASVNRFLTTLNEGEGTVAQLLNTPEPLEDVRQTLQNVDETMNAVTKLSQRTEKQLEQFELPQFGWDYELRYLSLEERLHNELAFLLSQGPEAHYRLGIGVRDEKIRFEFQYGYNVTDFLQARAGFMHSRVGAGLDLWLWSRRFGISVEGVGLTSREPELNAEMGFRFFRYGQFLLGVENVTRERRWTTGFRFFGF, encoded by the coding sequence ATGAACTTTTGGACGGCTTCTGTAAAAGTCGGTGTAATGGTTCTTCTCGCAATCGTTTTGCTGACAATTCTTCTGACGAATGCTGAGAATTGGCCGTGGGCAACTGCTGGGGATGAACTGACCTTTCACTTTCGTTCTGTCAATGGGCTTTATGTCGGTGCAGGTGTTTACTTATATGGGGTTCCAATCGGCAAAGTAACGGCTATTGAACTCCGTCCTGATACGGATAATGTGCACATCAAAGCGAAAGTCAAGAACGCGTTTGAGTGGTTGCGTGAGGACTGTAGTGCCAGGATTTCTATGAACGGGTTTGTGGGTGAAATTTATATTGCACTTGACAATGGACCGGTTGGGAACCCCGCATTAAAGCCAGCGAGTTTACCGATTGTTGGAAAAGATCCTGTCAATGCTTTGGAACTCCTTGAGCAGACAAGTGCTGGTATGACACAGGCTATTGAACTGACAACGGCTGCGAATGAAGTGCTACAGGCGAACCAAGAAGCGATTCAACTCGCCATTAAAGAGATTCGCGAGGTTGTCGCACTCACTGGAAAGACGATTGAGAAGTTAAGTCTTGACTCTGAGGAGACGGTAAAAACGCTAACACAACTCGCCTTAGAAAATGATAGGCGGTTTCAGGATACCCTCGTAAAGGTGAATAACCTTGTAACACAGTTAGAAGGCGATTCCGTGATGGTGAGCAGTCAAATTAGTGACATCACGCGTGAACTCTTGAGACTTCTGAATCAGAATTCACCGAAGTTGAACACTATTTTTACCGATATTCGCGCAACAACATCAGAATTTCGGCAGATAACACAGGATTTTCGATCGGATTTCGAGGCGTTAGCGACACAGGTTTCTGACCTCGTTTCGCAAAGTAGTCGTGCTATTGAAACGGGAGAGGTCAATATCGCACCCATATTAGAAAATCTGAAGGCAACGACGGCTTCGGTCGCTATGTTGGAAGCGAGTGTCAATCGGTTTCTTACCACGCTTAACGAGGGGGAAGGGACCGTCGCCCAATTGCTGAACACACCGGAACCGCTTGAAGATGTCCGCCAAACCTTGCAAAATGTCGACGAAACGATGAATGCGGTAACGAAACTCTCTCAAAGAACTGAGAAACAGTTAGAGCAATTTGAGTTGCCTCAGTTTGGCTGGGACTATGAACTCCGTTATCTGAGTCTTGAAGAACGACTCCACAACGAGTTGGCATTTTTACTCTCTCAAGGACCTGAGGCGCACTACAGACTCGGGATCGGGGTTCGGGATGAGAAGATTCGGTTTGAATTTCAGTATGGGTATAATGTGACAGATTTTCTTCAGGCACGTGCTGGGTTTATGCATTCCAGAGTCGGCGCGGGGCTCGATTTGTGGTTATGGTCCCGACGTTTCGGCATCAGCGTTGAAGGTGTGGGGTTGACAAGCAGGGAGCCCGAGTTAAACGCGGAAATGGGATTTCGGTTCTTCCGATATGGACAATTCCTACTTGGCGTAGAGAATGTGACCCGTGAGCGGCGTTGGACAACAGGATTCCGCTTTTTTGGTTTTTAA
- a CDS encoding ABC transporter ATP-binding protein gives MISIRNVTKNFGGKNVLNGLSLEIPRGETLVIMGQSGCGKSVLLKIITGLMSADSGEIWFDGTEISSLNGKEINILRRKIGMLFQSAALFDSMTVAENVAFMLDQHTGLGKREMRKVVDEKLSLVDLEGVQDLRPAELSGGMRKRVGLARALAFDPEVILYDEPTTGLDPVTCTEINQLIKDLHERLQVTSVVVTHDMHSAFSVATRMAMIHEGKQVAYGSPDEIINIDDPILQQFILFGAPDQILNMENPILKRYLGR, from the coding sequence ATGATTTCGATTCGGAATGTTACAAAAAATTTTGGAGGCAAAAACGTTTTAAATGGATTAAGCCTCGAAATTCCACGCGGTGAGACGCTCGTGATTATGGGACAAAGTGGGTGTGGTAAGAGTGTACTCCTCAAAATTATTACTGGATTGATGTCTGCGGATTCCGGTGAAATTTGGTTTGATGGAACCGAAATATCAAGCCTAAATGGCAAAGAGATAAATATCCTCCGTCGAAAAATTGGAATGTTATTTCAGTCCGCTGCGCTCTTTGATTCGATGACTGTGGCGGAGAACGTCGCTTTTATGCTCGATCAGCATACAGGTCTTGGCAAGCGAGAGATGCGTAAGGTGGTTGACGAGAAGCTCAGCCTTGTTGATTTAGAGGGTGTCCAAGACTTGCGACCCGCTGAATTGAGTGGCGGTATGCGAAAACGGGTTGGACTCGCACGCGCCCTCGCATTTGATCCAGAGGTTATTCTCTACGATGAACCCACGACAGGGCTTGACCCGGTTACCTGTACCGAAATCAATCAACTTATTAAAGATCTCCATGAGCGGTTACAAGTCACCTCTGTTGTGGTTACACATGATATGCACAGTGCCTTCAGTGTCGCAACCCGAATGGCGATGATTCATGAAGGCAAGCAGGTCGCTTATGGCAGCCCTGATGAAATTATCAACATCGACGATCCCATTTTGCAACAGTTCATTCTATTTGGAGCACCAGATCAGATTCTCAACATGGAAAATCCCATTTTGAAAAGGTATTTGGGGAGGTAG
- a CDS encoding ABC transporter permease translates to MEQQSTLHEANGGFPNLVKIRLHNVLAEIGHAFTLFFQTLIQIFRPPFQFDLLVKQLLLIGFNSLAVVIVSGFFTGMVLGVQGYIQLKPYAVEGSVARFVCVSVVKELGPMITAFVLAGRIGASITAELSTMKVTEQIDALEVMGTNPVKYLVVPRFLACSIMLPTLTIYSTFAGIGGGFVAVVTLFDVNGSFFLLEVQKNLFVGSVLISLIKATSFGMAIAAVGCYKGFSISTAGGAEGVGISTTGSAVISLIAILVLDFVLNHVLFNILGLI, encoded by the coding sequence ATGGAGCAGCAGTCCACTTTACACGAAGCCAATGGTGGTTTCCCTAATTTGGTTAAGATTCGGTTGCACAACGTGCTTGCCGAGATAGGACACGCCTTTACGCTCTTTTTTCAAACCCTGATCCAAATTTTTCGTCCTCCCTTTCAGTTCGATCTGTTAGTTAAGCAGTTGTTGTTAATCGGTTTCAATTCTTTAGCGGTCGTTATTGTCTCCGGGTTTTTCACGGGAATGGTATTGGGGGTCCAAGGATACATTCAGCTCAAACCTTATGCAGTGGAAGGCTCGGTCGCGAGATTCGTCTGTGTTTCAGTCGTGAAGGAACTCGGTCCGATGATTACTGCCTTTGTGCTTGCGGGACGTATCGGCGCATCAATTACCGCTGAACTTTCAACGATGAAGGTTACCGAGCAAATTGATGCCCTTGAAGTGATGGGCACAAATCCTGTTAAGTATCTGGTCGTGCCGCGTTTTCTTGCCTGTTCTATAATGTTACCGACACTTACGATCTATTCGACATTTGCGGGCATCGGTGGGGGGTTTGTTGCTGTTGTTACACTCTTCGATGTAAATGGCTCCTTTTTTCTTTTGGAGGTACAGAAGAATCTATTTGTTGGAAGCGTTCTCATTAGTTTGATTAAAGCGACCTCTTTCGGGATGGCGATTGCTGCCGTGGGGTGCTACAAGGGTTTTAGTATCTCGACAGCAGGGGGCGCAGAGGGGGTCGGAATTTCGACAACTGGCTCTGCTGTAATCTCTCTTATTGCGATTCTCGTTTTAGATTTTGTCTTGAATCATGTACTCTTTAACATTTTGGGGTTGATATAG
- the dnaB gene encoding replicative DNA helicase: MQAQLVDSLSDKEAEQAVLGAMMTENSVIPPVITKLGQTADVFLTVDHQLIYSAILAVYDRVSKADPLLVADELKRGDQLNRAGGTEYLYELQAPIVETESTEFYADILYEKATRRRLIRATAQIREMAYDEGVGITEVLNQSQEAVFDLSQSDTQRGFVAIHSLLTESLNAVERLYHKKSRFLGVPTGFMDFDHLTSGLQPGNLIIIAARPSMGKTTLVLNIAQNVALEQKRPVAVFSLEMPSQDIAMRMLATESRIDFGRLRTGNFSEDQWRPLTDGASRLAKAPILINDNRGLTVQSLRAEGRRLKGEHSDLALIIVDYLQLLRGTGRYHAREQEISEISRALKILAWELNVPIIACSQLSREIERRPDKRPQLSDLRESGAIEQDADLVAFLHRDDYYEDENVGDRVEAYIMIKKQRNGPTGTVILYFTKNEMRFENPS, encoded by the coding sequence ATGCAGGCACAACTGGTTGATTCTCTCTCTGACAAGGAAGCTGAACAAGCGGTGCTGGGCGCAATGATGACCGAAAATTCGGTGATTCCTCCAGTAATAACCAAACTCGGTCAGACTGCTGATGTGTTTCTCACTGTAGATCATCAGCTTATCTATTCAGCGATCCTTGCGGTGTATGACCGAGTTAGCAAGGCAGATCCCCTGCTTGTTGCTGATGAACTGAAGAGAGGAGACCAGTTGAACCGGGCGGGCGGAACGGAGTACCTATACGAACTACAGGCGCCTATCGTGGAGACCGAGAGTACGGAGTTCTACGCCGATATCCTGTATGAAAAAGCAACGCGCCGTCGGCTCATTCGAGCGACTGCTCAGATTCGCGAGATGGCATACGACGAAGGTGTAGGGATTACGGAAGTATTGAATCAATCACAGGAAGCCGTCTTTGATCTGAGTCAATCAGATACCCAACGGGGGTTTGTCGCTATTCATTCATTACTCACAGAGAGTCTTAACGCCGTTGAACGTTTGTATCACAAAAAGAGTAGATTTTTAGGCGTGCCGACCGGTTTTATGGATTTTGATCATCTGACGTCAGGGCTGCAACCCGGTAATCTTATTATCATTGCCGCGCGACCGAGCATGGGAAAAACAACTTTGGTGCTGAACATCGCACAAAACGTCGCCCTTGAACAGAAGCGTCCAGTCGCCGTTTTTAGTCTTGAGATGCCTTCCCAAGATATCGCGATGCGAATGTTAGCCACCGAATCCCGAATTGATTTTGGGCGGCTCCGAACCGGTAACTTCAGCGAAGATCAGTGGAGACCCTTGACTGATGGCGCAAGTCGATTGGCGAAAGCACCGATCCTCATTAACGATAATCGGGGGCTTACCGTTCAAAGTCTTCGCGCCGAGGGACGCCGTTTAAAAGGTGAACATAGCGATCTCGCACTCATTATCGTTGATTACTTGCAACTCTTGAGAGGGACGGGCAGATATCACGCCCGTGAACAGGAGATCTCTGAAATTTCACGCGCCTTGAAAATCCTTGCGTGGGAACTGAATGTGCCAATTATCGCGTGTTCGCAATTAAGTCGTGAGATTGAACGGCGCCCTGATAAACGTCCGCAACTTTCAGATTTACGGGAGTCCGGGGCAATCGAGCAAGATGCCGACCTCGTTGCCTTTTTACACCGCGATGATTATTACGAAGATGAAAATGTCGGGGACAGGGTTGAAGCCTATATCATGATAAAAAAACAGCGTAACGGACCAACCGGCACGGTTATTCTTTATTTTACCAAAAACGAAATGCGCTTTGAGAATCCCAGTTAA
- a CDS encoding 50S ribosomal protein L9 has product MEVILKESVEGLGLPGDVLNVADGYARNYLLPMQLAVHATERNRRHLEHEKRVIDHQETKNKERAREIAAQMAGVTCTLSRRAGENDRLFGSVTSMDIAENLRTQGFDLERRFFELAEPIRELGVFMVPVKLYTEVVVELRVVVERED; this is encoded by the coding sequence ATGGAAGTCATTCTAAAGGAAAGTGTTGAAGGTCTCGGTCTACCGGGTGATGTATTGAACGTCGCAGATGGCTACGCACGTAACTACCTGCTTCCGATGCAGTTAGCCGTGCATGCAACCGAGCGAAACCGTAGACACTTAGAGCATGAGAAACGGGTCATTGATCATCAAGAGACAAAAAATAAGGAACGGGCACGTGAAATCGCCGCACAGATGGCGGGTGTTACATGCACACTGAGTAGACGTGCTGGTGAAAACGATCGTCTCTTCGGATCAGTGACCTCTATGGATATCGCAGAAAATTTGCGAACGCAGGGGTTCGATTTGGAACGGCGGTTTTTTGAACTCGCTGAGCCTATTCGTGAACTCGGCGTGTTCATGGTACCGGTCAAATTGTATACAGAAGTCGTCGTTGAACTCCGCGTTGTGGTTGAACGCGAAGATTAA
- the rpsR gene encoding 30S ribosomal protein S18 encodes MAFRRRQRYHKIESFDYKDVDTLRQFINERGKIVSRRVTGLSAKQQRMVTRAVKRARNMALLPFTR; translated from the coding sequence ATGGCATTCCGTCGGAGGCAGCGTTATCATAAGATAGAATCTTTCGATTACAAAGATGTGGATACGCTGCGACAATTTATTAATGAACGTGGTAAGATTGTGAGTCGCCGGGTCACCGGACTATCGGCGAAGCAACAACGAATGGTAACACGGGCAGTCAAGCGCGCCCGGAATATGGCACTATTGCCGTTTACGCGATAG
- a CDS encoding single-stranded DNA-binding protein: MASYNKVILMGNLTRDPEMRYVPSGSAVTNFGLAMNERYTDRQTGEQKESPCFVEITTWGRQAEIANEYLSKGSPVFLEGSLKFDSWEADDGTKRNRLSVTAFRIQLIGGRRDGDEMGGGYADAQPAAASGQTAAYQDAPAPTASGASSGTEDDIPF, translated from the coding sequence ATGGCAAGTTACAACAAGGTCATTCTGATGGGGAATCTTACCCGTGACCCCGAGATGAGATATGTCCCAAGCGGGTCTGCCGTTACAAATTTTGGACTCGCTATGAATGAGCGATATACCGATCGGCAGACAGGTGAACAAAAGGAATCTCCCTGTTTTGTTGAAATAACGACTTGGGGACGACAAGCAGAAATTGCCAACGAATACCTGAGTAAGGGCAGTCCGGTTTTCCTTGAAGGGAGTCTTAAATTTGACTCTTGGGAGGCTGATGACGGCACCAAGCGGAACAGGCTTTCTGTTACAGCGTTTCGAATTCAGCTAATCGGCGGACGACGCGACGGTGATGAGATGGGCGGCGGTTACGCCGATGCCCAACCCGCAGCTGCATCAGGGCAGACGGCAGCGTATCAGGACGCACCCGCACCCACTGCGAGCGGCGCATCTTCTGGAACAGAGGACGACATTCCGTTTTAG